A stretch of Alkalicella caledoniensis DNA encodes these proteins:
- a CDS encoding CvfB family protein produces the protein MIRLGEKQTLVAIRKSSVGMYLSSREDDFAEEVLLPNSQVPAELEEGNEIEVFIYRDSEDRIIATPKKPRITLDEVTALKVKEVTKIGAWLDWGLPKDLLLPYKEQKGDVEAGKYYMVGLYIDNSDRLCATMRLYDFLRTDSPYQKDDKIKGVIYDVNNDLGALVAVDYKFNGLIPRKELFEDYKVGDIVEARVTKVREDGKLDLSLREKSYIQMDIDAEFIQEKLDENGGILLLNDKSSPELIKEQLNMSKGAFKKAVGKLLKENKIKFIENGIEKI, from the coding sequence ATGATTAGATTAGGTGAAAAGCAAACACTTGTTGCCATAAGAAAATCTTCGGTAGGTATGTACTTAAGTTCAAGGGAAGATGATTTTGCAGAAGAAGTTCTACTACCCAATAGTCAAGTGCCAGCTGAACTAGAAGAAGGAAATGAAATAGAAGTATTTATTTACAGGGATTCTGAAGATAGAATCATTGCTACTCCCAAAAAACCAAGAATAACCCTAGATGAGGTGACTGCTCTAAAGGTAAAAGAAGTAACAAAAATTGGTGCATGGTTAGATTGGGGGCTGCCCAAGGACCTATTGCTACCTTACAAAGAACAAAAGGGAGATGTAGAGGCTGGTAAATACTATATGGTTGGCCTATACATAGATAACAGTGATAGACTGTGCGCCACCATGCGTCTCTACGATTTTTTAAGGACAGACTCCCCTTATCAAAAGGATGATAAAATTAAGGGTGTTATATATGACGTTAACAATGATCTAGGTGCCCTTGTGGCAGTGGACTATAAATTCAATGGTCTTATCCCTCGCAAAGAGTTATTTGAGGATTATAAGGTAGGGGATATAGTAGAAGCCAGAGTAACAAAGGTAAGGGAAGATGGAAAACTAGATCTTAGCCTTAGGGAGAAATCCTACATACAGATGGATATTGACGCTGAATTTATCCAAGAAAAACTAGATGAAAATGGAGGAATACTTCTTTTAAATGATAAAAGCTCCCCAGAACTTATAAAAGAGCAGCTAAACATGAGCAAAGGTGCATTTAAAAAAGCAGTGGGTAAACTGTTGAAGGAAAATAAAATAAAATTTATAGAAAATGGTATAGAGAAGATATAG
- the abc-f gene encoding ribosomal protection-like ABC-F family protein, whose amino-acid sequence MQTLSLNKIKKFYGDRLILDIDNLELYEGDKVGIVGINGSGKTTLLNIISGRELADEGTFNTHGKLSYITQLDSVHDDSCEHMLSRFTNKREYCETMSGGEKTRLKLATGLGKNASLVLMDEPTTNLDIKGIQLLEDELTKLTGTLLLVSHDRELLDKICNKVLEVKNGNVKLYNGNYSNYKYQKQLEEDYAAFEYESYVREKERLTKAMQEKAEKSSTMRKTPKRMGNSEARLHKMGNQKSKKNLDNAVKSIKTRLDQLEVKEKPRELKKTLVDINKKDEIHSKILIQGNNINKAFGSNVIFNNAEFNIPNKSKTVLVGDNGCGKSTLVKMIVQGEDCIKSSSKLKIGYFSQSLDILDESKTILENVMESSPHGESFTRTVLSRLLFTRDEVYKKVEVLSGGERVKVTFAKIFLQDINILILDEPTNFLDMATIEAIENALEDYQGTILAVSHDRRFLSSVASRVLHIGDKKINTYEGCYEEFIKSNQRTFVNDSYEDKILLENKIAQVIGQLSDPTLASDKKNELDREFMELTKKLRSTKL is encoded by the coding sequence ATGCAAACCTTAAGTTTAAATAAAATTAAGAAGTTTTATGGGGATAGATTAATTTTAGATATAGATAACTTAGAACTTTATGAAGGAGACAAAGTAGGTATTGTTGGTATAAATGGATCTGGCAAAACCACACTTTTAAACATAATTAGTGGCAGAGAATTAGCAGATGAAGGAACATTTAATACTCATGGAAAGTTATCATATATAACACAATTAGACTCAGTACATGACGACAGTTGTGAGCATATGCTATCACGTTTTACTAACAAGAGAGAATACTGTGAGACAATGAGTGGTGGAGAAAAGACCAGATTAAAGCTTGCCACGGGTCTTGGTAAAAATGCATCCCTAGTACTCATGGATGAGCCTACAACTAACTTAGATATCAAGGGAATCCAGCTTTTAGAGGATGAGCTCACTAAGTTAACAGGAACTTTACTTTTGGTTTCCCATGATAGGGAGCTACTGGATAAAATTTGTAATAAGGTTCTAGAGGTCAAAAATGGTAATGTAAAGCTTTACAACGGAAACTATTCAAACTACAAATATCAAAAGCAATTAGAAGAAGATTATGCTGCCTTTGAGTATGAATCATATGTTAGAGAAAAAGAAAGATTGACTAAGGCCATGCAAGAAAAAGCAGAAAAATCTAGTACCATGAGGAAAACTCCCAAAAGAATGGGCAACTCCGAAGCAAGGCTTCACAAGATGGGCAACCAAAAATCTAAGAAAAACTTAGATAATGCAGTAAAATCTATTAAAACAAGACTTGATCAGCTAGAGGTTAAGGAAAAACCCCGTGAACTAAAGAAAACATTAGTGGACATAAACAAAAAGGATGAAATTCATAGCAAGATTCTAATACAGGGTAATAACATCAATAAAGCTTTTGGTAGCAATGTTATATTTAATAATGCAGAATTTAATATACCTAATAAATCCAAAACAGTCCTTGTGGGTGATAATGGTTGTGGCAAATCTACTCTCGTGAAGATGATTGTGCAGGGTGAGGATTGTATTAAATCATCTTCTAAGTTAAAGATAGGGTATTTTAGTCAGAGCCTTGATATCCTAGATGAAAGTAAAACTATCTTAGAAAACGTAATGGAGTCCTCACCACACGGAGAGTCATTTACAAGGACAGTACTTTCTAGACTATTGTTTACTAGAGATGAGGTTTATAAGAAGGTTGAAGTATTAAGTGGTGGAGAGAGAGTAAAGGTTACTTTTGCTAAAATTTTTCTCCAGGACATTAATATTTTGATTTTAGATGAACCAACTAACTTTTTGGATATGGCTACAATTGAAGCAATAGAGAATGCCCTAGAAGACTACCAAGGCACTATACTGGCTGTGTCCCATGACCGCAGGTTTTTAAGCTCTGTTGCCAGTAGAGTTTTACACATTGGGGACAAAAAAATTAACACCTATGAAGGGTGTTATGAAGAATTTATTAAATCTAATCAAAGAACTTTTGTTAATGACTCCTACGAGGATAAAATTTTATTGGAAAACAAAATCGCACAGGTAATTGGACAATTGTCTGATCCAACATTGGCCAGTGATAAAAAAAATGAACTGGATAGGGAGTTTATGGAGCTCACAAAGAAGTTAAGGTCTACAAAGTTATGA
- a CDS encoding MarR family winged helix-turn-helix transcriptional regulator, with the protein MEVSDFKNTVLQNFRKLSEQMTKILNNLGEKYGITMLQLLILFELFHHGKHTIGSLANSICVAEANLSLICKKLEQKGFIRRIRNIDDARVVEVILTPSGKKLVCEIDQELDLMFGERLRFLEENSQVLITLGMGKLQDLLEEVTEENNRTSQQGKRRY; encoded by the coding sequence ATGGAGGTATCAGATTTTAAAAATACAGTCTTGCAAAACTTTAGGAAATTATCAGAGCAAATGACTAAGATACTTAACAACCTAGGTGAAAAGTATGGCATTACCATGCTCCAGTTACTTATTCTTTTTGAGTTATTCCATCATGGGAAACATACTATCGGGAGCCTAGCCAATAGTATCTGTGTTGCAGAAGCTAACCTATCTTTGATATGCAAAAAGCTTGAACAAAAAGGATTCATTAGGAGGATAAGAAATATTGATGATGCAAGGGTTGTGGAAGTAATACTTACACCCTCAGGGAAAAAATTAGTTTGCGAAATAGATCAAGAGTTAGACCTTATGTTTGGGGAAAGGCTTAGGTTCTTGGAGGAAAACTCTCAAGTCTTAATCACTCTTGGGATGGGGAAACTTCAAGACCTCCTCGAAGAAGTAACAGAGGAAAATAATAGAACGTCACAACAAGGGAAGAGGAGATATTAA
- a CDS encoding MarR family winged helix-turn-helix transcriptional regulator: protein MTYKENTLETNYNHEDDILKLDNQLCFSLYVCSKEIIKKYKPLLEPFGLTYTGYITLLALWEKDNITVKELGKKLYLDSGTLTPLLKKLESLDYVNRVRSSVDERNVHVVLTEKGQRLKAEAVEIPKKLICSSNLSEESALDIYLALKKLMSLVDG from the coding sequence ATGACTTATAAAGAAAATACATTAGAAACAAACTATAATCACGAAGATGATATTCTAAAATTAGATAACCAACTTTGTTTTTCCTTATATGTATGTTCAAAGGAAATTATTAAGAAATATAAGCCACTGTTAGAGCCCTTTGGCCTTACCTACACAGGTTATATTACATTACTTGCCCTATGGGAAAAAGACAATATTACAGTGAAAGAGTTGGGCAAAAAGTTATATTTAGATTCCGGTACATTGACACCTTTGCTTAAAAAGTTAGAATCCCTGGATTATGTAAATAGGGTGCGAAGCTCTGTTGATGAGAGAAATGTCCATGTGGTTTTGACTGAAAAAGGTCAAAGATTAAAAGCAGAGGCTGTGGAAATACCTAAAAAACTAATTTGTTCAAGTAATTTAAGTGAAGAAAGTGCTTTGGACATTTATCTAGCTTTGAAAAAGCTTATGTCATTAGTTGACGGGTAA
- the pepF gene encoding oligoendopeptidase F, protein MDKKVLERKDVDQSLTWDLTAIYKTEEEYEAAVKKAQELVGEIEATFKGKLNSAETINNCLDKLKKAMETMNLAGTFANLSVSVDQANGENQGRYMKFMNVMSSLSSKLSFVRSEIIEADESIIEEAISSSSENANYLEDIKQEKQYALHPEVERVLSALSGTLNAPYGIYNKAKLADMDFGTFTVDGKEYPLSFVLFENEWEYENDTKVRHAAFEAFSKKIKEYQHTIAAAYQTQIQKEKSLADLRGFESVFDSLLFPQRVSRELYNRQIDVIMEKLAPHMRKYAKLLQKVHKLDKMTWTDLKLAVDPAFEPKVSVEESKQYMYDALGIMGEDYLEMVKRSYDERWVDFVQNKGKSTGAFCASPYGSHPFILISWSNRMAEVFVLAHELGHAGHFYLANSHQNIFNTRPSMYFIEAPSTINEMLLANHLINTNDDPRFKRWVLSSMVSRTYYHNFVTHLLEAAYQREVYKIIDAGGSVQAPKLSQLKKQVLEQFWGDTVEINEGAELTWMRQPHYYMGLYPYTYSAGLTIGTQVSKRILAEGQPAVEDWREVLKSGGTKSPVELAKMAGVDVTTEKPLLDTIEYIGEMIEEIIKITEDLGEI, encoded by the coding sequence TTGGATAAGAAAGTACTTGAAAGAAAAGACGTAGATCAATCACTTACATGGGACCTTACAGCAATTTATAAGACAGAAGAGGAATACGAGGCTGCAGTGAAAAAAGCCCAAGAATTAGTGGGAGAAATTGAAGCTACCTTCAAAGGCAAACTAAACTCTGCAGAGACCATTAACAACTGCCTAGACAAGCTAAAAAAAGCCATGGAGACCATGAATCTCGCAGGAACATTTGCAAATCTATCAGTTTCAGTAGATCAAGCTAACGGGGAAAATCAAGGAAGATACATGAAGTTCATGAATGTCATGTCGAGCCTAAGCAGTAAACTAAGCTTTGTAAGAAGTGAGATAATAGAAGCTGATGAAAGTATCATAGAAGAGGCCATATCTAGCTCTTCAGAAAACGCAAACTACCTAGAAGACATCAAGCAGGAAAAACAATACGCCCTTCATCCAGAAGTGGAAAGAGTGTTGTCTGCTTTATCTGGCACTTTAAATGCACCATACGGAATCTACAATAAAGCAAAACTTGCTGATATGGATTTCGGAACCTTTACAGTTGACGGAAAAGAATATCCACTAAGCTTTGTGCTTTTTGAAAATGAGTGGGAATATGAAAATGATACAAAAGTACGTCATGCTGCCTTTGAAGCATTTTCTAAGAAAATCAAAGAGTACCAGCACACCATAGCAGCAGCATATCAGACACAAATACAAAAAGAAAAATCACTTGCTGATCTTAGGGGCTTTGAGTCTGTATTTGACAGCCTACTATTTCCACAAAGGGTTAGTAGAGAGCTATACAACAGACAAATAGATGTGATTATGGAAAAACTAGCTCCTCATATGAGGAAATACGCTAAATTACTTCAAAAGGTACACAAGTTAGATAAGATGACATGGACAGATCTAAAGCTAGCTGTGGACCCAGCATTTGAACCAAAGGTATCTGTGGAAGAGTCTAAGCAATACATGTATGATGCTTTAGGTATCATGGGTGAAGACTATCTTGAGATGGTAAAAAGAAGCTATGATGAACGCTGGGTGGACTTTGTTCAAAACAAAGGAAAGTCAACGGGAGCTTTTTGCGCAAGTCCCTATGGAAGCCATCCTTTTATATTAATTTCTTGGTCTAACAGAATGGCAGAGGTTTTTGTTCTGGCTCACGAACTAGGTCACGCTGGACATTTCTACTTAGCTAATAGCCATCAAAATATCTTTAACACTAGACCTTCTATGTACTTTATAGAAGCACCGTCCACAATTAACGAAATGTTACTGGCAAATCACTTAATCAACACAAATGATGACCCGAGATTTAAAAGATGGGTTCTTTCCTCAATGGTAAGTAGAACATACTATCACAACTTTGTAACACACCTTTTAGAAGCTGCATACCAAAGGGAAGTTTACAAAATCATCGATGCTGGTGGAAGTGTTCAAGCTCCAAAGTTAAGCCAGCTTAAAAAGCAGGTCCTAGAACAGTTCTGGGGAGATACAGTGGAAATTAACGAAGGTGCAGAACTTACTTGGATGAGACAACCTCATTACTACATGGGACTATACCCATACACCTACAGTGCAGGACTAACAATAGGCACACAAGTAAGTAAGAGAATACTAGCAGAAGGGCAACCTGCTGTTGAGGACTGGAGAGAGGTATTAAAATCTGGTGGAACTAAATCCCCAGTGGAACTTGCTAAAATGGCAGGAGTAGATGTGACAACTGAAAAACCACTTCTTGACACAATTGAATACATCGGAGAAATGATCGAAGAAATAATCAAAATAACCGAGGACCTAGGAGAGATATAG
- a CDS encoding IS1182 family transposase, giving the protein MSFIKGTDRKQKTMFPDCIEDYIGEDNPVRVIDEYVELVNMSAFTKSKEHRRGAPGYHPSVLLKLYLYGYVNGIRSSRKLETESHRNIEVVWLLQKLKPDFKTIADFRKENKTQLKQVFKDFTKLCKDLKLLGEEFIAIDGTKIQANNSKKNNFSKKKIQRHKQYIEDKVNSYLDLLESSDKDDSPKLKYTPEEIQQKIEKLKERKIKFEELEKKLQDSESNEISTVDEDARLMDNKNNGVTVAYNIQTAVDSKHSIIVAYDVTNNPADQGNLNSLAEKAKDIFGKRKLEVAADKGYYQADDLMKCERNETTVYLPKQSYSNATGDKDFYGDKFTYVPEKDLYICPLGHELRRINHKSKEPKRIKYRNYDACKNCESKSKCTTAAKGRIINRSPNQDFLDTIDARTEANMDKYLQRQMIVEHPYGTIKRTMNAGYFLTRGMDSVTTETALVLLAYNFKRVINIIGVKELLRILVALRPTLSLYFYMFKSYCTKRQEIYG; this is encoded by the coding sequence TTGTCATTTATAAAAGGTACAGATAGAAAGCAAAAAACAATGTTTCCTGACTGCATAGAAGATTACATAGGTGAGGATAATCCCGTTAGAGTAATTGATGAATACGTAGAACTGGTCAATATGAGTGCATTCACTAAATCAAAGGAACACCGCAGAGGTGCACCAGGATATCATCCCTCTGTTTTATTGAAGTTATATCTATATGGGTATGTAAATGGCATAAGATCATCTAGAAAGCTAGAAACAGAATCTCACAGGAATATAGAAGTGGTTTGGCTATTACAAAAACTAAAACCTGATTTTAAAACAATAGCTGATTTCAGGAAAGAAAATAAAACTCAGCTAAAACAAGTTTTCAAGGATTTTACTAAGTTGTGTAAGGATCTCAAACTATTAGGCGAGGAATTCATAGCAATAGATGGGACTAAAATTCAAGCTAATAATTCAAAGAAGAATAATTTCTCAAAGAAAAAAATACAAAGACACAAACAATATATCGAAGATAAGGTTAATTCCTATCTAGATTTGTTAGAAAGCAGTGACAAAGACGATTCACCTAAACTTAAGTATACACCTGAAGAAATTCAGCAAAAAATTGAAAAACTCAAGGAGCGTAAAATTAAATTTGAAGAGTTGGAAAAAAAACTACAGGATAGCGAAAGTAATGAAATATCTACAGTTGACGAAGATGCTAGGCTTATGGACAACAAAAACAATGGTGTTACTGTAGCATATAACATACAAACAGCTGTAGACTCTAAGCATAGTATTATAGTGGCATATGATGTTACAAACAATCCCGCAGATCAAGGTAATCTAAATTCACTTGCAGAAAAGGCTAAAGATATATTTGGAAAAAGGAAACTTGAAGTAGCAGCAGATAAAGGCTATTACCAAGCAGACGACCTTATGAAATGTGAGAGAAACGAAACAACAGTCTATTTGCCAAAACAGTCGTATTCTAACGCCACAGGAGACAAAGATTTCTACGGAGATAAATTTACTTATGTGCCTGAAAAAGACTTATATATTTGTCCTTTGGGCCATGAATTACGCAGAATAAACCACAAATCAAAAGAACCAAAAAGAATAAAATATAGAAACTACGATGCCTGTAAAAACTGTGAATCAAAAAGCAAATGCACCACTGCAGCCAAAGGCAGGATAATAAATCGGTCACCTAACCAAGATTTTTTGGATACTATAGATGCTAGAACAGAAGCAAATATGGACAAATACCTACAAAGGCAGATGATTGTTGAGCATCCTTATGGAACCATCAAAAGGACAATGAATGCTGGGTATTTTTTAACAAGAGGGATGGATTCTGTAACTACAGAGACAGCCCTAGTTTTGCTAGCCTATAATTTTAAAAGAGTAATAAATATTATAGGAGTGAAAGAACTACTAAGGATATTAGTAGCTCTTAGACCCACTTTATCATTGTATTTTTATATGTTTAAGTCATATTGCACCAAAAGACAGGAAATTTACGGCTAA
- the ftsH gene encoding ATP-dependent zinc metalloprotease FtsH has product MKLPKGPKKPRKPLIYYYALTFAVVMILNAFVFPLFINDQVTKVDYNTFLNRVEAGEVKDVEIQDRQIAYTALEDGKEKVYITGRVDDPDLVNRLHSKGVEFSRIIPREISPFMNLILTWIFPIMIFIVLGQFIMKRMGGNAMSFGKSNAKVYVEAQTGKTFADVAGQDEAKEALTEIVDFLNDPNKYRDIGAVLPKGALLVGPPGTGKTLLAKAVAGESKVPFFSISGSEFVEMFVGMGAARVRDLFKQAQEKAPCIVFIDEIDTIGKKRDTGGIGGNDEREQTLNQLLTELDGFSGEKGVVILAATNRPETLDKALLRPGRFDRRVPVELPDLAGRESILKVHSKKVKVSDGIDYNAIARATPGASGADLANMINEGALRAVKFGRKQVVQSDLEEAVEVVLAGYQRKNSVLSAKEKEIIAYHEIGHAIVAAKQTDSAPVHKITIIPRTSGALGYTMQLAESENVLLSKEEAFNKIVTYTGGRAAEEIVFNSITSGASNDIEQSTKLARAMVTRLGMSKNFDMMALETVTNQYLGGDTSLACSPETAAKIDHEVLEIIKNAHEKAINILKENMEKLHELSAYLIEKETITGEEFMKILEAN; this is encoded by the coding sequence ATGAAATTACCAAAAGGACCGAAGAAACCTAGAAAGCCACTTATATATTACTATGCATTGACATTTGCTGTTGTAATGATCTTAAATGCATTTGTTTTTCCACTTTTTATAAATGATCAAGTAACAAAAGTAGACTATAATACTTTTTTAAATAGGGTTGAAGCAGGAGAAGTTAAAGATGTAGAAATACAAGATAGACAGATTGCCTATACTGCCCTAGAAGACGGTAAGGAAAAAGTTTATATAACCGGTAGAGTTGATGACCCTGATTTAGTAAATAGATTGCATAGTAAAGGAGTAGAATTTTCCCGGATTATTCCAAGGGAAATATCTCCTTTTATGAACTTGATTCTAACTTGGATTTTCCCTATCATGATTTTTATAGTATTAGGTCAGTTTATTATGAAAAGGATGGGTGGCAATGCCATGTCCTTTGGAAAAAGCAACGCTAAGGTTTATGTTGAAGCTCAAACTGGAAAGACCTTCGCAGATGTGGCAGGTCAAGATGAAGCTAAAGAGGCGTTGACAGAGATTGTGGATTTTTTAAATGATCCAAATAAATATAGGGACATAGGGGCAGTTTTGCCTAAAGGAGCACTACTGGTGGGACCACCTGGTACAGGAAAAACCCTTCTCGCTAAGGCCGTAGCTGGAGAATCTAAGGTTCCGTTTTTCTCCATTTCAGGTTCTGAGTTTGTGGAGATGTTTGTGGGTATGGGAGCAGCAAGGGTAAGGGATCTATTTAAGCAAGCTCAGGAAAAAGCTCCTTGTATTGTTTTCATAGATGAAATAGATACCATAGGTAAGAAACGTGATACTGGTGGTATAGGAGGTAATGATGAGAGGGAGCAGACCTTAAATCAGCTATTAACAGAACTAGATGGTTTCAGTGGTGAGAAGGGTGTTGTTATACTAGCTGCAACAAATAGGCCTGAAACCTTAGATAAAGCACTTCTACGTCCAGGAAGATTTGATAGAAGAGTACCTGTGGAACTTCCGGATTTAGCTGGCCGTGAATCTATATTAAAAGTACACTCCAAAAAGGTTAAGGTAAGTGATGGTATTGACTACAATGCCATTGCAAGGGCTACCCCTGGAGCCTCTGGAGCCGACCTTGCCAATATGATTAATGAGGGAGCACTAAGGGCTGTGAAATTTGGACGTAAACAAGTTGTCCAAAGTGACCTAGAAGAAGCAGTGGAAGTAGTTTTAGCTGGATATCAAAGGAAGAACTCTGTTCTGTCAGCTAAAGAAAAAGAAATTATAGCTTATCATGAAATCGGTCATGCCATAGTTGCTGCGAAACAAACAGACTCTGCTCCAGTTCATAAGATTACTATAATCCCACGAACTTCAGGGGCACTGGGATATACAATGCAGTTGGCAGAAAGTGAAAACGTACTATTATCAAAAGAAGAGGCATTTAATAAAATCGTAACCTATACAGGTGGTCGGGCAGCTGAAGAGATAGTTTTTAACAGCATAACTTCTGGTGCATCCAACGATATAGAACAATCTACTAAACTGGCTCGTGCCATGGTTACCCGCTTAGGTATGAGTAAAAACTTCGACATGATGGCATTAGAAACAGTAACAAACCAGTATCTTGGTGGAGATACATCTTTAGCTTGTTCACCAGAAACGGCAGCAAAAATAGATCACGAAGTACTGGAAATAATTAAAAATGCCCATGAAAAAGCCATAAACATCTTAAAAGAAAACATGGAGAAACTCCACGAATTATCAGCTTATCTAATAGAAAAAGAAACAATAACTGGTGAAGAATTCATGAAAATATTAGAAGCCAATTAA